Proteins from a single region of Dermacentor albipictus isolate Rhodes 1998 colony unplaced genomic scaffold, USDA_Dalb.pri_finalv2 scaffold_20, whole genome shotgun sequence:
- the LOC135903695 gene encoding uncharacterized protein: MEVENMGDCTDTKEKVEIACILARILAAESEADAAKAVKDRIKRQLLLNGCTFYALALPTRVCNRSTWAFIRHEKWFEETVPHLGGHNFKQSFRVNPSTFRFLVESLRHVLEKQVTNMRDPITAEKRVAIGLYKLCSSAEDRTVANLFGVGRSSVNVIYREFCAAVVSVLESDWIRMITEEEMPRHIQEFEAVCDFPQAVGALDGCHFPISPPKKYATDYYNYKGWHSIILLALVDHKYRFRYCNVGAPGRCHDAHVFGVSRLSKIVNSPLFKAPVAAVGTTAVPPIILCDQAFPLTPNLMKPFGHRTVISEAERNFNCHLSGARRIVENAFGRLKARFRFIAKRMECSVGNARLAIRACCVLNNICEHFNDSVHPQWLSEVQQSNATFPQPSRRTEAEIGNASAIRTALVEYYKRRN, encoded by the exons ATGGAGGTCGAGAATATGGGGGACTGCACGGACACGAAGGAAAAAGTCGAAATAGCATGCATTTTGGCAAGgattcttgctgcagagagcgaAGCAGACGCCGCAAAGGCAGTCAAAGACCGTATTAAGCGGCAGTTGCTACTCAACGGGTGTACATTTTATGCCTTGGCGCTTCCCACGAGAGTCTGCAACCGATCGACGTGGGCTTTCATCCGCCACGAAAAGTGGTTCGAGGAGACTGTGCCTCACCTCGGTGGCCACAACTTCAAGCAGTCGTTTCGAGTGAACCCCTCAACGTTCCGGTTTCTCGTGGAAAGTCTGCGCCATGTGCTCGAAAAACAAGTTACCAACATGCGTGACCCGATCACTGCGGAAAAGCGTGTCGCCATTGGCCTCTACAAATTGTGCTCTTCTGCCGAAGATAGAACTGTGGCAAACCTCTTCGGCGTTGGGCGCTCATCCGTCAACGTCATTTACAGAGAGTTTTGCGCAGCTGTTGTCTCTGTGCTCGAAAGTGACTGGATCAGAATGATTACTGAAGAGGAAATGCCTAGGCACATCCAAGAGTTCGAAGCCGTGTGCGATTTCCCTCAagctgtcggtgcccttgatggctGCCATTTCCCTATTTCGCCTCCAAAGAAGTACGCCACCGACTACTACAACTACAAGGGTTG gCACAGTATTATCCTACTAGCATTGGTCGACCACAAGTATCGATTCAGATACTGCAATGTCGGTGCCCCAGGACGCTGCCACGACGCACATGTGTTTGGTGTTTCACGGCTGTCGAAGATTGTCAACAGTCCCCTTTTCAAAGCACCTGTTGCCGCAGTGGGTACCACAGCAGTCCCACCGATAATATTATGCGATCAAGCATTTCCACTAACCCCAAACCTCATGAAGCCATTTGGACACCGAACTGTCATCAGTGAAGCTGAAAGGAATTTCAACTGTCATTTATCTGGAGCAAGGAGGATAGTTGAAAACGCATTCGGAAGGCTAAAGGCCCGGTTCCGTTTCATTGCGAAAAGAATGGAGTGTTCTGTTGGCAATGCCCGTTTGGCTATACGAGCATGCTGCGTGCTCAATAACATTTGCGAGCACTTCAACGACAGTGTCCACCCACAGTGGTTAAGTGAGGTGCAGCAGTCCAATGCTACATTTCCACAGCCATCACGCAGAACAGAAGCTGAAATTGGAAATGCATCCGCCATCAGGACAGCACTTGTGGAATATTACAAGCGAAGGAACTGA
- the LOC135903702 gene encoding myb/SANT-like DNA-binding domain-containing protein 1, whose translation MATASGTDEQPPARQRKPRVQWSERDTWALIKLWEDNLPSLRAQKHNGGVYDGIAQALTSMGVPRTKAQVHSKIENLGQTYRSCLKHMTTGSSPPSWPFFSEVHRFLGSLPVHDTSLMEEAGCSESTTSSTASVEELIFDMLDSGSASCEDVAEDCSPSESPVQQVESRNLASGSSECARRKRRQPAGDFQERMLEEQRRQREQFADAHKMEMDLRKEGLKLQEKLVDAMLKFFSKN comes from the exons ATGGCTACGGCGAGCGGTACCGACGAACAGCCTCCGGCACGCCAAAGAAAACCGCGGGTACAGTGGTCGGAGAGAGACACCTGGGCGTTAATCAAGTTATGGGAAGACAACCTGCCCTCGCTGCGTGCGCAGAAGCACAACGGAGGCGTTTACGATGGCATTGCACAAGCATTGACGAGCATGGGTGTACCTCGCACAAAGGCGCAAGTGCACAGCAAGATAGAGAACCTGGGACAGACCTACAG GAGCTGCCTGAAACACATGACAACAGGGTCATCACCGCCGAGCTGGCCATTCTTCTCCGAAGTCCATAGGTTTCTAGGATCCCTGCCTGTTCACGATACATCTTTAATGGAAGAGGCTGGGTGCAGCGAGAGCACAACAAGCAGCACTGCCTCCGTCGAAGAA CTGATCTTCGACATGCTTGATTCCGGCTCTGCTTCTTGTGAAGACGTCGCCGAAGATTGTTCACCTTCCGAGTCGCCAGTACAACAGGTTGAATCCAGGAACCTCGCAAGTGGCAGTTCCGAATGTGCCCGCAGGAAGAGAAGGCAACCGGCTGGCGACTTTCAAGAAAGGATGCTTGAGGAGCAGCGACGGCAGAGAGAGCAGTTTGCTGATGCGCACAAAATGGAAATGGATCTCCGTAAAGAGGGGCTCAAGTTGCAAGAGAAACTTGTAGATGCAATGTTGAAGTTTTTTAGTAAAAACTGA